Within the Roseicitreum antarcticum genome, the region CCGCGCCGTCAACGGCAAAACGCACGCGGGCGCGCCGATTTTTCGCGTCCCCGGCGCACCGGACTCGGGGTGCCCCGGCAACCAAAACCCCTGCCCTATCAAGCCCTTGCGCGCCGAACGCAAACGGGCCGCCCCAGCAAAGGGACGGCCCGCCATTCAGCAATGTCTTGATCTCAGCGCGTGAATTTCTTGTATTTCACCCGCTTCGGCTCGACCGAATCCGGGCCAAGGCGGCGGATCTTGTCTTCTTCATAGGCCTCGAAGTTCCCCTCGAACCATTCCACATGCGCATCCCCCTCGAACGCCAGGATATGCGTGCACAGACGGTCCAGGAAGAACCGGTCGTGGCTGATGATAACCGCGCAGCCCGCGAAATCTTCCAATGCAGATTCAAGGGCTTGCAAGGTTTCCACATCCAGATCGTTCGTCGGCTCATCCAGCAAAAGCACGTTGCCGCCGGACCGCAGCAGCTTGGCCAGATGCACCCGGTTGCGTTCCCCGCCAGACAACAGCCCAACCTTTTTTTGCTGGTCGCCGCCCTTGAAGTTGAACGCACCGACGTAAGCCCTTGAATTGACTTCCGCATCCCCCAGCATGATGACATCCAGCCCGTCGCTGATCTCTTCCCAGACGGTCCGTTTGCCGTCCAGCGCATCGCGCGATTGATCCACATAGGACAATTGCACCGTCTCGCCGAACTCTACCGAACCTTCATCCGGTTGTTCCTGTCCGGTCAGCATCCTAAACAGCGTGGATTTCCCCGCACCGTTCGGCCCGATCACGCCGACGATCCCGCCGGGCGGCAACGAGAATTCCAGACCCTCGATCAACAGCTTGTCACCAAAGGCTTTTTTCAGGCCCGCAACCTCGATCACCTTGGCACCCAGACGCGGGCCGTTGGGGATGATGATCTGCGCGCGCGACAGTTTCTCGCGCTCTGACTGGCCGGCCATTTCTTCATAGGCACTGATGCGCGCCTTGGATTTCGCCTGCCGCGCCTTCGCCCCGGCGCGGATCCATTCCAGTTCGCGCTCCAGCGTCTTTTGCTTGGCCTTGTCCTCGCGCGCTTCGTGGCTCAGGCGTTTGGCCTTCTGCTCCAGCCATGCGGAATAATTGCCCTCATAGGGAATCCCGCGTCCGCGATCCAGCTCCAGAATCCAGCCGGTAATATCGTCGAGGAAATAGCGGTCATGCGTCACGCACAGGATGGTGCCCGCATATTCGATCAGGTGTTTTTGCAGCCAGGCGATGGTTTCCGCGTCCAGATGGTTCGTCGGCTCATCCAACAGCAGCATGTCCGGCGCTTCCAGCAGCAGCTTGCACAGCGCGACGCGGCGCTTTTCGCCGCCCGAAAGCGTCGTCACGTCAGCATCGTCAGGCGGGCAGCGCAGGGCCTCCAGCGCCACGTCGATCTGGCTGTCCAGATCCCACAGGTTGGCGCTGTCGATCTCGTCTTGCAGGCGGCCCATTTCCTCGGCAGTCTCGTCCGAGTAGTTCATCGCCAGCTCATTGTAGCGGTCCAGCACCGCCTTTTTCTCGGCCACGCCCAGCATGACATTTTCGCGCACGTTCAGCGTCTCGTCCAGATGCGGTTCTTGCGGCAGGTAGCCGACGCGCGCGCCTTTGGCGGCCCATGCCTCGCCGGTGAAATCCTTGTCCATGCCCG harbors:
- the ettA gene encoding energy-dependent translational throttle protein EttA → MAAYQYVYHMDGVSKTYPGGKKCFENIKLSFLPGVKIGVVGVNGSGKSTLLRIMAGMDKDFTGEAWAAKGARVGYLPQEPHLDETLNVRENVMLGVAEKKAVLDRYNELAMNYSDETAEEMGRLQDEIDSANLWDLDSQIDVALEALRCPPDDADVTTLSGGEKRRVALCKLLLEAPDMLLLDEPTNHLDAETIAWLQKHLIEYAGTILCVTHDRYFLDDITGWILELDRGRGIPYEGNYSAWLEQKAKRLSHEAREDKAKQKTLERELEWIRAGAKARQAKSKARISAYEEMAGQSEREKLSRAQIIIPNGPRLGAKVIEVAGLKKAFGDKLLIEGLEFSLPPGGIVGVIGPNGAGKSTLFRMLTGQEQPDEGSVEFGETVQLSYVDQSRDALDGKRTVWEEISDGLDVIMLGDAEVNSRAYVGAFNFKGGDQQKKVGLLSGGERNRVHLAKLLRSGGNVLLLDEPTNDLDVETLQALESALEDFAGCAVIISHDRFFLDRLCTHILAFEGDAHVEWFEGNFEAYEEDKIRRLGPDSVEPKRVKYKKFTR